A window of candidate division WOR-3 bacterium genomic DNA:
ACCCTGGTTCCAGTTGAGGACCGGAAGCGGCAGGGATGCCCCCACGCGGGTCGAACTCCCCCCCGACTCCGGGTCGCGCGTCCATGCTCCGAACAGCGCCGGGGCGGGAAGCACGTCGGCTCGCGCCGCGCTCAAGCCGGCTCGGGCTGCGGCGACTTCGTTCACGGCCAGGATCACTGCCGGCTGGCTCATGGCGAGTTTGACGAGCTCCGCCTGGCCGGGAAGCTTCGGGCCGATGACGAATGACCCGGCCGGTCGCCGGCAGGTGTCGGACGAGTCCGCCCACAACGAAGCGAGCGACCGGCAGGCAGCATCGTATCTGCGACGCAGTCCTGCAGCCTCGACATCAAGTGCGGTAAGCTCAAGTTGCTCCCTGACACGGTCGATGTCCCTGGCAGCCCCGGCTGCGACGCGGCGAGACATGTCCGCTACCGACGACCGCAGCAACGCTTGCAGCGTGTCGGCGGCCGCGAGTTGGTCGCGGAGTGCGAGCGCGGTTGCGAAACGTCGCAGTGTCTCGGCCCGCAGCCGCAGGCGCGTCGCGGATTCCTCCAGTCGCGCCGCCTTCAGACCGGCCTGTGCCGTCCGCACGCGTGCGCGCCGCTGACCCGCGATCTCCAGCG
This region includes:
- a CDS encoding TolC family protein; this translates as MKRPFSDRVAIIALLCFARLAVAAGAQDILLSEAWNRVQAGNPSIARAAIAVRAAQALLTQGQLPPNPELELATEEFGRGSLEVGITLPLEIAGQRRARVRTAQAGLKAARLEESATRLRLRAETLRRFATALALRDQLAAADTLQALLRSSVADMSRRVAAGAARDIDRVREQLELTALDVEAAGLRRRYDAACRSLASLWADSSDTCRRPAGSFVIGPKLPGQAELVKLAMSQPAVILAVNEVAAARAGLSAARADVLPAPALFGAWTRDPESGGSSTRVGASLPLPVLNWNQGAVRAARFGVAEAEWAAQQTRSDIEVQIDRLLAELANRSEQLDTGYSVLLPAQRRVLDDLSRHYEQGAVGVAELIAAQRVLHETTMELIESQAERVAHVADLLEITGVEPEVIKE